Proteins found in one Abyssibius alkaniclasticus genomic segment:
- a CDS encoding DUF692 domain-containing protein: MLDSQPHGPMPNAPGVGYKPQHLAGILANAGAVKWLEIHAENYMGEGGPHLAQLRHLREHFPISCHGVGLSIGGEGRLDGEHLARLKKLVGWLKPALFSEHLAWSTHDMGYLNDLLPLPYNMASVKRVAAHIDEVQTTIGRQMLLENPSLYVAFAESTMDEIGFLTEVQARTGCGLLLDVNNVFVSATNQNYSPEGFIDAFPVEHVGEIHLGGHDEQVDDHGAPLLIDSHDAAVVDPVWALYARTIARAGPRPTLIEWDSDIPEWAVLEAEAARAAAVLAPVAAEIS; encoded by the coding sequence ATGCTTGATTCACAGCCACATGGCCCCATGCCAAACGCCCCCGGCGTTGGCTATAAACCGCAACATCTGGCCGGGATTCTGGCCAATGCGGGGGCGGTGAAATGGCTCGAAATTCATGCCGAAAACTATATGGGCGAAGGCGGGCCGCATCTGGCCCAGCTGCGCCATTTGCGCGAACACTTCCCAATTTCCTGCCACGGGGTTGGCCTGTCGATCGGCGGTGAGGGGCGGCTGGATGGCGAGCATCTGGCGCGGCTCAAAAAACTCGTCGGCTGGCTGAAACCCGCACTGTTTTCAGAACATCTGGCTTGGTCGACCCATGATATGGGCTATCTGAACGACCTGCTACCACTGCCCTACAACATGGCCAGCGTCAAACGCGTGGCCGCGCATATTGACGAGGTGCAAACCACAATCGGGCGGCAGATGCTGCTCGAAAACCCCTCGCTTTACGTGGCATTCGCCGAATCCACGATGGACGAGATCGGCTTTCTGACCGAAGTTCAGGCACGCACGGGCTGCGGGCTGCTTTTGGATGTGAACAATGTGTTCGTTTCCGCCACCAACCAGAATTATTCGCCCGAAGGTTTTATCGATGCCTTCCCGGTGGAACATGTCGGCGAAATCCACCTTGGCGGGCATGACGAACAGGTCGACGACCACGGCGCGCCGCTGCTGATTGACAGCCACGATGCGGCGGTGGTCGACCCTGTCTGGGCGCTTTATGCGCGCACCATTGCCCGCGCCGGCCCTCGCCCCACGCTGATAGAATGGGATAGCGACATTCCCGAATGGGCTGTGTTGGAGGCCGAGGCCGCGCGCGCGGCGGCTGTTCTTGCACCCGTAGCGGCCGAAATATCATGA
- a CDS encoding DNA-binding domain-containing protein, giving the protein MNQPEFAHALLNADAPVPAGIIDPQGRPAGRRFDVYRNNVIASLCQAMADAYPAVQHIVGDAFFKAMASVYVRANPPKTPIIQQYGDDFAIWLEGFAPAARLPYLPDVARLEWLRRKTYHAADATPAAPDVLARIPEGDLPDARLHFIPAMAVISSPFPVLAIWQKTIETPELALPAGGQTVLIARPQTRVNMHALARHHDVFLQHLAQERLGTALDHMAQAEGFDLGAALAAILQARLLANVTIEPGANQAKQINGGKT; this is encoded by the coding sequence ATGAACCAGCCCGAATTTGCCCATGCGTTGCTGAATGCCGATGCGCCGGTGCCCGCGGGCATTATCGACCCGCAAGGCCGCCCGGCGGGGCGGCGGTTCGATGTCTATCGCAACAATGTCATCGCCTCGCTGTGTCAGGCGATGGCCGATGCCTACCCTGCCGTGCAGCACATTGTGGGCGACGCATTTTTCAAGGCGATGGCCAGTGTCTATGTGCGCGCCAACCCGCCGAAAACCCCGATAATCCAGCAATATGGCGATGATTTTGCCATCTGGCTGGAAGGGTTCGCGCCTGCCGCCCGCCTGCCCTATCTGCCCGATGTTGCGCGTCTCGAATGGCTGCGCCGCAAGACATATCATGCCGCCGATGCAACACCCGCCGCGCCCGATGTGCTGGCGCGCATTCCCGAAGGCGATTTGCCCGATGCACGGCTGCATTTCATTCCGGCGATGGCGGTGATCAGTTCGCCCTTTCCGGTGCTGGCAATCTGGCAGAAAACCATTGAAACGCCGGAGCTTGCTTTGCCAGCAGGCGGCCAGACGGTGCTGATCGCACGGCCGCAGACGCGGGTGAACATGCACGCCCTTGCTCGACATCACGATGTATTCCTGCAGCATCTTGCACAGGAAAGACTGGGCACAGCACTTGACCATATGGCACAGGCCGAAGGTTTTGACCTTGGCGCGGCGCTTGCCGCAATCCTGCAGGCCCGCCTGCTTGCCAATGTCACGATTGAACCAGGGGCCAACCAGGCAAAGCAGATAAACGGGGGAAAGACATGA
- a CDS encoding DoxX family protein, protein MSGLFSLHDRVFESIERATHCWLLPSAARLTFAAVLLVYYWNSAGTKLDGFGLSPNAYVQIFPQQAEAYGYDSSQFGLLATLIVWAGALAEFVLPALIVLGLFTRLAALGMIGFIIVQSLTDIYGHMADSSTIGAFFDGVENARILDLRAFWVFVLLYLVIKGGGLFSLDRLLGRR, encoded by the coding sequence ATTTCGGGGTTATTCAGCCTGCATGACAGGGTTTTCGAAAGCATCGAGCGTGCCACGCATTGCTGGCTGCTGCCCAGCGCCGCACGGCTGACATTTGCCGCCGTCTTGCTGGTGTATTACTGGAATTCGGCCGGCACCAAGCTCGACGGGTTTGGCCTGTCGCCCAATGCCTACGTGCAGATATTCCCGCAGCAGGCCGAGGCCTATGGTTATGATTCCAGCCAGTTCGGCCTGCTGGCCACGCTTATCGTCTGGGCGGGTGCACTGGCCGAGTTTGTGCTGCCCGCGCTGATCGTGCTTGGCCTGTTCACACGGCTGGCCGCGCTTGGCATGATCGGCTTCATCATCGTGCAAAGCCTGACCGATATTTACGGCCATATGGCTGATTCCAGCACGATCGGCGCGTTTTTCGACGGGGTGGAAAACGCCCGCATTCTTGATTTGCGCGCGTTTTGGGTGTTTGTGCTGCTCTATCTGGTCATCAAGGGCGGCGGGCTATTCTCGCTCGACCGGCTCCTCGGGCGCAGATGA
- a CDS encoding RlmE family RNA methyltransferase produces the protein MSASGRGQRELRVRVKTAKGRKISSTRWLERQLNDPYVIRARKEGFRGRAAYKIMELDDRFRFLVPGARVVDLGCAPGGWCQMAVHRTNALGTRQGKKQGYVLGVDLQEVEPIPGTELHVLDFLEEDADDKVKAWLGGGADVVMSDMAAAASGHPQTDHLRIVGLVEAALMFALDVLEPGGTFVAKVLAGGAEATVLNLLKKNFTKVYHMKPPSSRKDSSEKFVVAMGFKGASSAPEEPVERE, from the coding sequence ATGAGCGCATCGGGCAGAGGGCAACGCGAACTCCGCGTGCGGGTTAAAACCGCCAAGGGCCGTAAAATATCATCGACACGCTGGCTAGAGCGCCAGTTGAACGACCCCTATGTCATTCGTGCCCGCAAGGAAGGCTTTCGTGGCCGCGCCGCCTACAAGATCATGGAGCTTGATGACCGCTTCCGCTTTCTGGTGCCGGGCGCGCGGGTGGTCGACCTTGGCTGCGCCCCCGGTGGCTGGTGCCAGATGGCGGTGCATCGCACCAATGCGCTTGGCACGCGGCAGGGCAAAAAGCAGGGCTATGTGCTGGGGGTTGACCTGCAAGAGGTAGAGCCCATTCCGGGCACCGAACTGCATGTGCTTGATTTTCTTGAAGAAGATGCCGATGACAAGGTGAAAGCCTGGCTTGGCGGCGGGGCCGATGTTGTGATGTCGGACATGGCTGCGGCTGCCTCCGGCCACCCGCAAACCGACCATTTGCGCATTGTCGGGCTGGTCGAGGCGGCATTGATGTTCGCGCTGGATGTGCTGGAGCCGGGCGGCACATTCGTGGCCAAGGTGCTGGCGGGCGGGGCCGAGGCGACGGTGCTGAACCTGCTGAAGAAGAACTTCACCAAGGTCTACCACATGAAGCCGCCCAGCTCGCGCAAGGATTCCAGCGAGAAATTCGTCGTGGCGATGGGGTTCAAGGGCGCATCATCTGCGCCCGAGGAGCCGGTCGAGCGAGAATAG
- a CDS encoding Ppx/GppA phosphatase family protein codes for MGDQSRQTGARRQRRRSPRGDAPAPLYAALDLGTNSCRMLVAQPNGAHFDIVDAFSKSVRLGLELERTGALSNAGISRTLQALHVCSRKLKKLGVRRMRLVATEACRRATNGKAFLEQIRHETGLRLEVIRPEEEARLAVISCAPLVSPDARQVLVIDIGGGSTELVWIDLSEVEATTRIKAMIGLQPGKQAQALLEARGARVIDWISVPLGVATLLQRYADVEDDSARFALMSCYFEEQMDAFSPYSTGTNGQWLDGLQMIGTSGTVTTVGAMHLGLRRYDRQRVDGMGMGAADVDVVIRKFLDLGPEGRRNEPGIGRDRAELIMSGAAILQTILRIWPTQNIRVADRGLREGILFSMMSADGVLSEGQLVA; via the coding sequence ATCGGCGATCAAAGCCGACAAACGGGCGCCCGCAGGCAGCGGCGGCGCTCGCCGCGCGGGGACGCGCCGGCACCTCTTTACGCTGCATTGGATCTGGGCACGAATAGCTGCCGAATGCTGGTTGCCCAACCCAACGGGGCGCATTTCGACATTGTCGATGCGTTCTCCAAATCTGTCCGCCTTGGTCTGGAGCTGGAGCGCACGGGCGCGCTTTCGAACGCGGGCATTTCACGCACCCTGCAAGCACTGCATGTCTGTTCGCGCAAGCTCAAAAAGCTGGGCGTGCGGCGGATGCGGCTTGTGGCGACCGAGGCGTGCCGGCGCGCGACCAATGGCAAGGCATTCCTGGAACAAATCCGCCACGAAACCGGCTTGCGGCTTGAGGTGATCCGCCCCGAGGAAGAGGCGCGGCTCGCGGTTATTTCCTGTGCGCCGCTCGTCTCGCCCGATGCGCGGCAGGTGCTGGTGATCGACATTGGCGGCGGCTCGACCGAGCTGGTCTGGATCGACCTGTCCGAGGTCGAGGCCACGACCCGCATCAAGGCCATGATCGGGCTGCAACCCGGCAAGCAGGCACAGGCGCTGCTGGAAGCGCGCGGCGCGCGGGTGATCGACTGGATTTCGGTGCCGCTTGGTGTGGCGACCCTGCTGCAACGCTATGCCGATGTGGAGGATGATTCCGCCCGTTTTGCGCTGATGTCCTGTTACTTCGAAGAGCAGATGGATGCGTTTTCCCCCTATTCCACCGGCACAAACGGCCAATGGCTTGATGGTTTGCAGATGATCGGCACTTCGGGCACTGTCACCACCGTGGGTGCCATGCATCTGGGCCTGCGCCGCTATGACCGGCAGCGCGTTGATGGTATGGGGATGGGGGCCGCCGATGTTGATGTGGTCATCCGCAAGTTTCTCGACCTTGGCCCGGAAGGGCGGCGCAACGAGCCGGGCATCGGGCGCGACCGGGCCGAGCTTATCATGTCGGGTGCGGCGATATTGCAAACGATCTTGCGGATCTGGCCCACACAGAATATCCGCGTGGCCGACAGGGGGCTGCGCGAAGGCATCCTGTTTTCAATGATGAGCGCGGATGGCGTGCTGAGCGAAGGACAGTTGGTAGCATGA
- the metF gene encoding methylenetetrahydrofolate reductase [NAD(P)H], with the protein MQDTTQGQAVRLSFEFFPPHSPEANLRLWRSVERLAPLGPEFVSVTYGAGGTTRDRTNAAIATIRDRARLNVAGHLTCVGASRAETLATARSYARMGVRHIVALRGDAPKGASHFTPHAHGFESGADLVAGLRTQGGFRISVAAYPEKHPDSADLAADIANLKRKFDAGADQAITQFFFEAETFLRFRDACVAAGITQKIIPGILPVEDFGKMAGFAARCQATVPDWMHQAYRNCADAAQTALLSVAMTSELCDDLRQEGVEDFHLYTLNNPDLAYDIARAIGVQPIAPAMAVGNAVA; encoded by the coding sequence ATGCAAGACACAACACAAGGGCAGGCCGTGCGCCTGTCGTTCGAATTCTTTCCCCCACATTCCCCCGAAGCGAACCTGCGCCTATGGCGTTCGGTTGAGCGTTTGGCGCCGCTTGGCCCCGAATTTGTTTCGGTCACCTATGGCGCAGGCGGCACGACGCGTGACCGCACGAATGCAGCGATCGCCACAATCCGCGATCGTGCGCGCCTGAATGTGGCTGGCCACCTTACCTGCGTTGGTGCCAGCCGCGCCGAAACACTGGCCACGGCGCGCAGCTATGCGCGCATGGGCGTGCGCCACATCGTGGCGCTGCGCGGCGATGCCCCAAAGGGTGCAAGCCACTTCACCCCGCACGCGCACGGGTTTGAAAGCGGGGCAGACCTGGTGGCTGGATTGCGCACGCAAGGCGGTTTTCGTATTTCGGTGGCGGCTTACCCCGAAAAGCACCCCGATTCCGCCGATCTGGCTGCCGATATCGCCAATCTGAAGCGCAAATTCGATGCGGGGGCCGATCAGGCGATTACGCAGTTTTTCTTCGAGGCCGAAACCTTCCTGCGCTTCCGCGATGCCTGTGTGGCGGCGGGTATCACGCAGAAAATCATCCCCGGTATTCTGCCGGTTGAGGATTTCGGCAAGATGGCCGGTTTTGCCGCGCGCTGCCAGGCCACGGTGCCCGACTGGATGCACCAGGCCTATCGCAATTGCGCCGACGCGGCCCAAACCGCATTGCTTTCGGTCGCCATGACATCCGAGCTTTGCGATGATCTGCGCCAAGAGGGTGTGGAGGATTTCCACCTCTACACGCTCAACAACCCAGACCTTGCCTATGACATTGCCCGCGCCATTGGCGTGCAGCCAATCGCGCCCGCTATGGCTGTGGGAAATGCGGTTGCCTAG
- a CDS encoding virulence factor — MADVVIVFWRDIPAQVIVGKGRRAAKVQLPERFEQAIDRCAMKIGARDSDAYLAEWRRAEPYAVDGDDADVARAEAARLEAEFDQDRIKVLIGNDGWNAA, encoded by the coding sequence ATGGCTGACGTGGTTATTGTATTTTGGCGCGACATCCCTGCCCAGGTAATTGTGGGCAAGGGGCGGCGTGCGGCCAAGGTGCAATTGCCCGAACGGTTCGAGCAGGCAATCGACCGCTGCGCCATGAAGATTGGCGCACGCGACTCCGATGCCTATCTGGCCGAGTGGCGCCGCGCAGAGCCTTATGCGGTTGACGGTGACGATGCAGATGTGGCCCGTGCGGAAGCAGCCCGTCTGGAAGCCGAATTCGATCAGGACCGCATCAAGGTGCTGATCGGCAATGATGGTTGGAACGCGGCCTAG
- a CDS encoding methylenetetrahydrofolate reductase codes for MASILPFGRKKPQTAPAPQAAMSSFLQNFSIEVMPRTAEKIADFRAILPKGTRVYIAHIDGTPIEDMVATAKRIAGEGFEVMPHFPARIIENAATLENWIKRYADVGVSQALLLAGGVDVPRGDFHCSMQLMETGLFDKHAFKRLHVAGHPEGNKDIDPKGGDSVVMEALRWKQDFSNRTDAKMAIATQFCFESAPVIDWANRLKAEGIDLPIHIGIAGPAKLQTMIKFALTCGVGPSLRVLQRRAKDVTKLIMPFTPEEILGELAVHKAATPGFNIESVHFFPLGGINATAEFLKPLLTGESSDTAVQA; via the coding sequence ATGGCGTCGATCCTGCCTTTTGGCCGCAAAAAGCCGCAAACCGCCCCTGCCCCGCAGGCCGCGATGTCGTCATTTCTGCAGAACTTCTCGATAGAAGTGATGCCGCGCACGGCTGAGAAAATCGCCGATTTCCGCGCGATTCTGCCCAAGGGCACCCGCGTTTACATCGCCCATATCGACGGCACGCCGATTGAAGACATGGTTGCCACCGCCAAGCGCATTGCAGGCGAGGGTTTTGAGGTGATGCCGCATTTCCCGGCCCGCATTATCGAGAATGCCGCGACGCTGGAAAACTGGATTAAGCGTTACGCCGATGTTGGTGTGTCCCAGGCGCTGTTGCTGGCGGGCGGGGTTGATGTGCCGCGCGGCGATTTCCATTGCTCCATGCAGCTCATGGAAACCGGCCTGTTCGACAAGCACGCCTTCAAGCGCCTGCATGTGGCCGGCCACCCCGAAGGCAACAAGGATATCGACCCGAAAGGCGGCGATTCTGTCGTGATGGAGGCGCTGCGCTGGAAGCAGGATTTCTCGAACCGGACCGATGCGAAAATGGCGATTGCCACGCAGTTCTGCTTTGAATCGGCCCCCGTTATTGACTGGGCCAACCGGCTGAAAGCCGAAGGCATCGATCTGCCAATCCATATCGGCATTGCCGGCCCCGCCAAGCTGCAAACCATGATCAAATTCGCGCTGACCTGCGGCGTTGGCCCCAGTCTGCGCGTGCTGCAGCGCCGCGCCAAGGACGTGACCAAGCTGATCATGCCCTTCACGCCCGAGGAAATTCTGGGTGAGTTGGCCGTTCACAAGGCTGCTACCCCCGGTTTCAACATCGAATCGGTGCATTTCTTTCCGCTCGGCGGCATCAACGCCACGGCCGAGTTTCTGAAACCTCTCCTGACCGGCGAAAGCAGCGACACCGCTGTGCAAGCCTGA
- a CDS encoding methyltetrahydrofolate cobalamin methyltransferase: MTRTIVESATKTAIIGFDQPFCVIGERINPTGRKILAAQLEAGDFSTVEKDALEQVACGATMLDVNAGVVYNSNPNPNETEPPLMRSMIELVQGLVDVPLCIDSSVPGALKAGLEVCKGRPLVNSVTGEEERLEVVLPLIAKYNVPVVAISNDDTGISMDPDVRFAVAKKIVERAADFGIPAHDIVVDPLVMPIGALADAGQQVFALVRRLRNELGVNTTCGASNVSFGLPHRHGINAAFLPMAIAAGMTSAIMNPTRHVEMEAIRAANLLMNNDANGADWIKFSRVTDLVKEGAAFAEASATIASGGGAGRGGREGRGARRRG, encoded by the coding sequence ATGACCCGCACGATTGTCGAAAGCGCCACCAAAACCGCAATCATCGGCTTTGACCAGCCGTTTTGCGTGATTGGCGAACGCATCAACCCAACCGGGCGCAAAATTCTGGCGGCACAGCTTGAGGCGGGCGATTTTTCGACCGTCGAGAAGGACGCGCTGGAACAGGTCGCTTGCGGGGCAACGATGCTCGATGTGAATGCGGGCGTGGTCTATAACTCCAACCCCAACCCGAACGAGACGGAACCGCCGCTGATGCGTTCCATGATCGAACTGGTGCAGGGGCTGGTCGATGTGCCGCTTTGTATTGATAGCTCGGTGCCCGGTGCGCTGAAGGCCGGGCTTGAAGTGTGCAAAGGCCGCCCGCTGGTAAACTCGGTCACTGGTGAGGAAGAGCGGCTTGAAGTGGTTCTGCCGCTCATCGCCAAATACAACGTGCCGGTCGTGGCCATTTCCAACGATGATACCGGCATTTCGATGGACCCGGACGTGCGCTTTGCCGTTGCCAAGAAAATCGTTGAACGTGCCGCCGATTTCGGCATTCCCGCGCATGACATTGTGGTCGACCCGCTGGTCATGCCGATTGGCGCGCTTGCCGATGCGGGCCAACAGGTGTTTGCGCTTGTGCGCCGCCTGCGCAACGAGCTTGGGGTGAACACCACCTGCGGGGCGTCGAATGTAAGCTTCGGCCTGCCCCACCGCCACGGCATCAACGCCGCCTTTCTGCCTATGGCCATTGCGGCGGGCATGACCAGCGCCATCATGAACCCCACGCGCCATGTGGAAATGGAGGCAATCCGCGCCGCCAACCTGCTGATGAACAATGATGCAAATGGCGCCGACTGGATCAAGTTCAGCCGTGTAACCGACCTTGTAAAAGAGGGTGCGGCCTTTGCGGAAGCCTCGGCCACAATCGCCTCGGGCGGCGGGGCGGGCCGGGGCGGGCGCGAAGGCCGGGGCGCACGCCGTCGCGGGTAA
- a CDS encoding multidrug effflux MFS transporter: protein MFTPTRQPGLVEFTLLIAAITSILALGIDAILPAMPAMSAELGLSDPNTIQLTVTYYLLGMGFGMLFFGPASDSFGRKPMIYAGMMLFLAGSIICSFSTDYNTMIIGRLIQGVGVSAPRAITMSLVRDLYAGREMARVMSIVSAVFILVPAIAPTLGVAILSIGSWRLIFVLILVFGFAVLIWLAVRQPETLPRGKRNKFNVANIVKGAVEVVTTRDCVAAIFAAGLSSAALFGYLGASQQIFADAFNLGDYFHYFFGAIALSIGAASVVNSRVVVRYGMRFLSRMAAAASTTFGMIYLIALLTLPIGNNVVIFMIWALPTFFCLGIMFGNIFSIGMVPLGHIAGIGSAVLGSTSTLLSAGIGGLIGQTFQGSVVPIVLGFVVLHAATYLIIRIMLAAPETDM, encoded by the coding sequence ATGTTTACGCCTACCCGTCAGCCGGGATTGGTTGAATTCACGCTGTTGATTGCGGCCATTACCTCCATTCTGGCACTGGGGATTGATGCCATTCTGCCCGCCATGCCGGCAATGTCGGCAGAACTTGGGCTGAGCGACCCAAACACAATCCAGCTGACCGTAACCTATTACCTGCTGGGCATGGGCTTTGGCATGTTGTTCTTTGGCCCCGCCTCGGATTCATTTGGCCGCAAACCGATGATCTATGCAGGCATGATGCTGTTTCTGGCTGGCTCGATTATCTGTTCATTTTCAACAGATTACAACACGATGATCATCGGGCGACTTATACAGGGCGTGGGCGTTTCGGCCCCGCGCGCGATAACCATGTCGCTGGTGCGCGACCTTTATGCGGGCCGTGAAATGGCGCGCGTGATGTCGATTGTCAGCGCGGTGTTCATTCTGGTGCCGGCCATAGCGCCCACCTTGGGCGTGGCCATTCTCAGCATTGGCAGTTGGCGGCTGATTTTTGTGCTTATTCTGGTCTTTGGCTTTGCCGTTCTCATTTGGCTAGCCGTGCGCCAGCCCGAAACCCTGCCACGCGGCAAGCGCAATAAATTCAATGTTGCCAATATTGTAAAGGGCGCGGTTGAAGTTGTGACCACCCGCGATTGTGTCGCCGCCATTTTCGCGGCCGGCCTGTCTTCGGCGGCATTGTTCGGCTATCTTGGCGCCTCGCAGCAAATCTTTGCCGATGCGTTCAATCTGGGCGACTATTTCCACTATTTCTTTGGTGCCATTGCGCTGAGCATTGGCGCGGCCTCGGTGGTCAACAGCCGGGTCGTGGTGCGCTACGGAATGCGGTTCCTGTCGCGCATGGCGGCAGCGGCTTCAACCACATTCGGCATGATCTACCTGATTGCCCTGCTCACCCTGCCCATTGGCAATAATGTGGTCATTTTCATGATCTGGGCGCTGCCAACGTTTTTCTGCCTTGGCATCATGTTCGGCAATATCTTCTCGATCGGCATGGTGCCGCTTGGCCATATTGCCGGCATCGGCTCGGCGGTGCTTGGCAGCACATCGACCCTGCTTTCGGCGGGCATAGGCGGGCTTATCGGGCAAACCTTTCAAGGCTCGGTCGTGCCGATCGTGCTGGGGTTCGTGGTGCTGCACGCGGCCACATACCTGATCATCCGGATTATGCTGGCCGCGCCCGAAACGGATATGTAA
- a CDS encoding ASKHA domain-containing protein, whose product MAAEHLVIFTPSGKRGHFASGTPILTAARQLGVDLDSVCGGRGICSKCQVSPGYGEFSKHGVSVKEGALSPWNAVEERYKSIRGMLDGRRLGCQATVQGDVVIDVPPESQVHKQVVRKRAEAREIHMDPATRLFFVEVAEPDMDEPSGDIERLIDALREQWQLEDVTADLAVLPHLQKALRKGKWQVTCAVHRPRADGAAQILHVWPGFYDAPIFGLAVDLGSTTIAAHLCNLQTGEVVASSGVMNPQIRFGEDLMSRVSYAMMNPGGDVEMTSVVREAMNALVQQLTTEALVAPDSIFEIVLVANPVMHHLFLGIDPVELGQSPFALAIADSIDMRAADVGLRLHPNARGYILPCIAGHVGADAAAVTLSESPHLSEDLVLVVDVGTNAEIQLGNKHKLLACSSPTGPAFEGAQISSGQRAAPGAIERVEIDPVTKEPRFRVIGSDIWSNDPAFVEATLSSGVTGICGSGIIEAVAEMRMAGLVDASGLIGSAAQTGSDRCVVEGRTNSYVLHDARESGGALISVTNGDIRAIQLAKAALYAGAKLLMDKMGVSEVDRVILAGAFGAHISPKHAMVLGMIPDCEVAKVTSAGNAAGTGARIALLNIGQRREIETVVRQIQKVETAIEPKFQEHFVNASAIPNAVDPFSRLRAIAPLPDVSFNIKPGNEDGGRRRRRG is encoded by the coding sequence ATGGCTGCCGAACATCTTGTCATTTTCACCCCTTCGGGCAAACGCGGGCATTTCGCAAGCGGCACACCCATTCTGACCGCCGCACGGCAGTTGGGCGTCGACCTTGACTCGGTTTGTGGCGGGCGCGGGATTTGCTCCAAATGTCAGGTCAGCCCCGGCTATGGCGAGTTTTCCAAACATGGGGTCAGCGTTAAAGAAGGTGCGCTCAGCCCCTGGAACGCGGTCGAGGAACGCTACAAATCCATCCGCGGTATGCTCGATGGCCGCCGTCTTGGCTGCCAGGCCACCGTGCAGGGCGATGTCGTGATCGACGTGCCGCCCGAAAGCCAAGTGCATAAGCAGGTGGTGCGCAAACGCGCCGAAGCGCGCGAAATTCATATGGACCCGGCCACGCGGCTGTTCTTCGTGGAAGTCGCCGAACCGGATATGGACGAGCCTTCGGGCGATATCGAACGGCTGATCGACGCGCTGCGCGAACAATGGCAGCTTGAAGACGTGACCGCCGACCTGGCCGTGTTGCCGCATTTGCAAAAGGCGCTGCGCAAGGGCAAATGGCAGGTTACTTGCGCAGTGCATCGCCCCCGCGCCGATGGTGCGGCGCAAATTCTGCATGTCTGGCCCGGCTTTTATGACGCGCCGATTTTCGGGCTGGCGGTCGACCTTGGCTCGACCACCATTGCTGCGCATTTGTGCAACCTGCAAACCGGCGAGGTTGTCGCCTCCAGCGGGGTGATGAACCCGCAAATCCGCTTTGGCGAAGACCTGATGAGCCGGGTTTCCTATGCCATGATGAACCCCGGCGGCGATGTTGAGATGACCAGCGTCGTGCGCGAGGCGATGAATGCGCTGGTGCAGCAACTGACAACCGAAGCGCTTGTCGCGCCAGATTCGATTTTTGAAATCGTGCTGGTGGCCAACCCGGTCATGCACCACCTGTTTTTGGGGATAGACCCGGTCGAGCTTGGCCAATCGCCCTTTGCATTGGCCATAGCAGACTCGATTGACATGCGCGCCGCCGATGTTGGCCTGCGCCTGCACCCCAATGCGCGCGGCTATATCCTGCCCTGCATTGCCGGCCATGTCGGGGCCGATGCGGCCGCTGTCACGCTGTCGGAATCGCCACATTTATCGGAAGATCTGGTGCTGGTTGTCGATGTGGGCACCAATGCCGAAATCCAGCTTGGCAACAAGCACAAGCTGCTGGCCTGTTCCTCGCCCACCGGCCCGGCCTTTGAGGGGGCGCAAATTTCCTCGGGCCAGCGCGCGGCACCCGGAGCAATCGAGCGTGTTGAAATTGACCCGGTAACAAAAGAGCCGCGCTTTCGGGTCATCGGCAGCGATATCTGGTCGAATGACCCAGCCTTTGTCGAAGCCACGCTGTCATCGGGCGTGACCGGCATTTGCGGCTCGGGGATTATTGAAGCCGTGGCCGAAATGCGCATGGCAGGTCTGGTCGATGCTTCGGGGCTGATCGGCAGTGCGGCGCAAACCGGCTCGGATCGTTGCGTTGTCGAAGGGCGCACCAACAGTTATGTGCTGCATGACGCGCGCGAAAGCGGTGGGGCGCTGATTTCGGTCACCAATGGCGATATTCGCGCCATCCAGCTTGCCAAGGCGGCGCTTTATGCGGGCGCGAAACTGCTGATGGACAAGATGGGCGTAAGCGAGGTGGACCGTGTCATTCTGGCGGGCGCCTTTGGTGCGCATATCTCACCCAAACACGCAATGGTTCTGGGGATGATCCCCGATTGCGAAGTCGCCAAGGTCACGTCGGCGGGCAATGCGGCGGGCACGGGGGCGCGCATAGCGCTGCTCAATATCGGCCAGCGGCGCGAAATTGAAACGGTCGTGCGCCAGATCCAGAAGGTTGAAACCGCGATAGAGCCGAAGTTTCAGGAGCATTTCGTAAACGCATCCGCCATTCCCAACGCGGTCGACCCGTTCAGCCGCCTGCGCGCCATCGCCCCCCTGCCCGATGTGAGCTTCAACATCAAACCCGGCAATGAAGATGGCGGCCGCAGACGACGGCGCGGCTAG